The window CCGGAGACGAGCTCGACCTCCTCGGGTCGGCGCACCGGAACGGCGTCGGCGCCCAGGCCGCGGAGCACGGCGAGATGCTCGCGGAAGTCGCCCTGCAGGGCGAGCACCCCGACCGGCGGCGTGCTACCAGCCACGCTCGGCGAGGCGGTGCGGGGCCGGGACGTCGGCGACGTTGATGCCGACCATCGCCTCGCCGAGACCGCGCGACACCTCGGCGATGACGCTCGGGTCGTCGTAGAAGGTGGTGGCCTTCACGACGGCCGCGGCGCGCGCCGCCGGGTTGCCCGACTTGAAGATGCCGGAACCGACGAACACGCCGTCGGCGCCGAGCTGCATCATCATGGCGGCGTCGGCCGGGGTGGCGACGCCACCCGCGGTGAAGAGCACGACGGGGAGCGAGCCGGTCTCGGCGACCTCGACCACGAGGTCGTAGGGCGCCTGCAGCTCCTTGGCGGCGACGTACAGCTCGTCCTTGGACATGCTGGACAGGCGCGCGATCTCCTGCTTGATGGTGCGGATGTGCTTGGTCGCCTCGGAGACGTCGCCGGTGCCGGCCTCGCCCTTCGAGCGGATCATGGCCGCGCCCTCGGTGATGCGGCGGAGCGCCTCGCCGAGGTTGGTGGCACCGCAGACGAACGGGATGGTGAAGTTCCACTTGTCGATGTGGTTGACGTAGTCGGCGGGGCTCAGCACCTCGGACTCGTCGATGTAGTCGACGTTCAGCGCCTGCAGCACCTGGGCCTCGACGAAGTGGCCGATGCGGGCCTTCGCCATCACGGGGATGGACACCTCGGCGATGATCGACTCGATCAGGTCGGGGTCGCTCATGCGGGCGACGCCGCCCTGCGAGCGGATGTCGGCGGGCACGCGCTCGAGGGCCATGACGGCGACCGCTCCGGCGTCTTCGGCGATGCGGGCCTGCTCGGCGGTCACGACGTCCATGATGACGCCGCCCTTCAGCATCTCGGCGAGGCCTCGCTTGACGCGGCTCGAGCCGAGCTGGTGGTTGGTGGTGTCGCTCATCATGTCCTTTCGGGAAGCAGGAGAATCCTACCGTGCAGCGGGGGCGGGCCAGGCCGCCTGGACCATCGCGCGCACGTCGCCGAGAAGCTGCGGCAGCGCCTTCGTGCGGGCGATGATCGGGAAGAAGTTCGCATCCGACGCCCAGCGCGGCACGATGTGCTGGTGCAGGTGGCCGGCGACCCCGGCGCCGGCCACGCGGCCCTGGTTCATGCCGATGTTGAAGCCGTCGCAGTTCGACACGGCCGTGAGCACGCGCATGGCCGTCTGGGTGAGGCTCGCCATCTCGGCGACCTCGGCATCCGTCGCCAGGTCGTACGTCGACACGTGCCGGTAGGGGCAGACGAGCAGGTGGCCGGAGTTGTAGGGGAAGAGGTTCAGCAGCACGTAGGCGTGCTCGCCGCGGGCGACGATCAGGCCCTCCTCGTCGGAGAGCGTGGGCGCGCGGTCGAACGGGCACTCGTCGATGTGCGGCTGCGGGCCGCCCTCGATGTAGGCCATGCGGTGCGGGGTCCAGAGGCGCTGGAAGGCGTCGGGGACCCCGGCGAACTCGGCCGCGTTCTGCAGCTCGTCGTGCTCTCCCGGGTGGCTGTGCCTGCCGTGCTCGCCAGGATCACCGTGCCCGCCGTGCTCGTGCTGCTCCATCAGAGCTGGCCGGCGGTGGTGACCTGCAGGTGCTTCTCGACGCTCGCCACGATGCGCTCGATCGCCTCGTCGGCGGCCACGCCGTTCTCCTGCGAGCCGTCGCGGAAGCGGAAGCTGACCGAGCCCGCCGCCACGTCCTCGCCGCCGGCGATGAGCAGCACCGGCACCTTGTCCTTGGTGTGGGTGCGGATCTTCTTCTGCATGCGGTCGCCCGAGTCGTCGAGCTGCGCGCGGATGCCGCGCTTCTTCAGCCGCCGGATCACCTCGGCGAGGTAGTCGGCGTGGTCGTCGGAGATCGGGATGCCCACCACCTGCACCGGCGCAAGCCACACCGGGAACGCCCCCGCGTAGTGCTCGAGCAGGATCGCGAAGAAGCGCTCGATCGAGCCGAGCAGGGCGCGGTGGATCATCACGGGCTGCTGGCGCGAGCCGTCGGGCGCGGTGTACTCGAGCTCGAACAGCTCGGGCTGGTTGAAGTCGAGCTGGATGGTCGACAGCTGCCAGGTGCGGCCGATGGCGTCGCGCGCCTGAACCGAGATCTTCGGGCCGTAGAACGCCGCTCCCCCGGGGTCGGGCACGAGTTCGAGGCCCGAGGCGAGGGCGACCTCGCGGAGCGTCTCGGTGGCGGTCTCCCACATCTCGTCGGTGCCGACCGACTTCTCGGGGTCGCGGGTCGACAGCTCGAGGTAGAAGTCGTCGAGGCCGTAGCCGCGGAGCACCTCCAGCATGAAGTCGATCTGACGGGTGAGCTCCTCGCGCACCTCGCCGGGTGCGACGTAGATGTGTGCGTCATCCTGGGTGAGGCCGCGCACACGGGTGAGGCCGGAGAGCGTTCCGCTCTTCTCGTAGCGGTACACGGTGCCGAACTCGGCGAGGCGCAGCGGCAGCTCGCGGTAGCTGCGGCCGCGGGCCCGGAAGACCAGGTTGTGCATCGGGCAGTTCATGGGCTTGAGGTAGTAGTCCTGGCCCTGGCGGGTGATGTTGCCCTCGGCGTCCTGCTCCTCGTCGAGGTGCATCGCCGGGAACATGCCCTCCTTGTACCAGTGCAGGTGCTGGCTGGTCTCGAACAGGTGCGCCTTGGTGATGTGCGGGGTGTTCACGAGCTCGTAGTCGTTCGCCACGAGCTGGCGGCGCAGGTAGTCCTCGATCTCGGAGCGGATGATGCCGCCCTTCGGGTGGAACACGGCGAGGCCCGAGCCGATCTCGTCGGGGAACGAGAACAGGTCGAGCTCGGCGCCGAGCTTGCGGTGGTCGCGCTTGGCGGCCTCCTCGAGACGGGTCTGGTAGGCGCGCAGCTCGTCCTTCGTGGGCCAGGCGGTGCCGTAGACGCGCTGCAGCTGCTTGTTCTTCTCGGAGCCGCGCCAGTACGCCGCCGCGAGGCGGGTGAGCGCGAAGCCGTTGCCGATCATCCGCGTGCTCGGCAGGTGCGGGCCGCGGCAGAGGTCCTTCCAGACGGTCTCGCCGGTCTTGGGGTCGACGTTGTCGTAGATGGTGAGCTCGGCGCCGCCGACCTCGACCGACTCGTTGTCGCCGTTCAGCTCGTCGTCGCCGGTCGAGCCGTCGGAACCGCCCTTCAGGCCGATCAGCTCCAGCTTGTACGGCTCGCCCGCCAGCTCGGCGCGCGCTTCGTCCTCGGTGACGACGCGACGCACGAAGCGCTGGCCGGCGCGCACGACGCGCTCCATGCCCTTCTCGATGGCCTTCAGGTCGTCGGGGGTGAAGGGCTCGGCGACGTCGAAGTCGTAGTAGAAGCCGTCGGTCACCGGAGGGCCGATGCCGAGCTTCGCCTCGGGGTTGATCGCCTGCACGGCCTGCGCGGCGACGTGGGCGGCCGAGTGCCGCAGGATGGCGAGGCCGTCGGGGCTGTCGATCGTGACGGGCTCGACGGTGTCGTCGTCGCCGACGGTCGTGGCGAGGTCTTTCAGCTCTCCGTTGACGCGCAGGGCCACGACGGCCCGGTCGGTGAAGAGGTCGAATCCAGTTGCCACGCTCGCATGCTCCCTAGCTGTCGGTGCAGAACGAACCAACTCTACCGGCGCTAGGGGGTGCGGTCGGTCTTCCGGGCCCGGCGGTCGGCCCTGACCTCCTTGGCCTTCGCGTACGCCTTCTTGGCGACGGCGTTGGCCTTCGTGCTGGCCTTCCTGGCCGGCTCGAACTCGGTGCCGAGCAGGGCGAGCCCGCCGACCGCCACGAGCGCGCCCGGGCCGGGCAGCGGGATCATCACGACGCCGAGCGCGACGGTGCCGGCCCCCACGACGCCCACGCCGGTGCGGTAGACGCGGTTCACGCGCGGATTGCGGCGAATGAGCTCACGAGCCCTGCCCGCGGCGACGCGAGCGGTTCCGGGGGTGCGTTCGTCGGTCATGCCACGACGCTAGCCCGAGGTGCTGGGAGATCAGTCCCAGTCGAGGTAGTCCTCGATGGCCCAGGAGGTGGCGCCGACGTGGGTGGCCGGGAAGCGGTGGCCGCCGCCCTCGACGGCCACGATGCTGACCAGCCCGGGGGCGGCCTCGCGGAGGGCCTCGCCGTTGGCGGGCGGGGTGACCTCATCGGCGTCGCCCTGGATGACGAGCATCGGGATGCCCTCGGCGGGAGCCGGGAGCTCGTCTCCGGCCTCCACGCCGAACAGCAGCACGCCATCGACGTGGTCGTGCCGGCGGTGGGCGATGTGCCGGGCGGCGGAGCCGCCGAAGCCGTGGCCGCCGATCCAGGCGGCGGGGAGCTCGAGCTGGTCGAGCAGGTCCTCGACGTCCTGGGCGGCGGTCACGGCGTCGGGCGCCTCGGCACCGGCGCGGTGGCCGATCAGCACGACGCGGAAGTCCTCCTCGACGAGCGAGTGCGCGAGCGAAGCGAGGTAGCCGATCTCCTCGCCGCGCTCGGCGACGATCACGACGGCCGGGCCCACGCCCTCGTCGGAGAACGGGATCGCGCGGGCATCCGCGTCGAAGATCTGGGTGTCGGCCATGTCGGGAGTCCTTTCGAGGGCGAACCGGCGTGCAGAACCAGAAAAACCCTCGGCCGGAGAATCTGTGCGGGCCGAGGGTTTTCGTTGGTGGGCGATACTGGGATCGAACCAGTGACCTCTTCCGTGTCAGGGAAGCGCGCTACCGCTGCGCCAATCGCCCAGTGGAGACGGGCTCCTCTGGTGGTGGAGTGGAGGTGGCGACGGGATTTGAACCC of the Herbiconiux flava genome contains:
- a CDS encoding PGPGW domain-containing protein, which encodes MTDERTPGTARVAAGRARELIRRNPRVNRVYRTGVGVVGAGTVALGVVMIPLPGPGALVAVGGLALLGTEFEPARKASTKANAVAKKAYAKAKEVRADRRARKTDRTP
- a CDS encoding alpha/beta hydrolase, translating into MADTQIFDADARAIPFSDEGVGPAVVIVAERGEEIGYLASLAHSLVEEDFRVVLIGHRAGAEAPDAVTAAQDVEDLLDQLELPAAWIGGHGFGGSAARHIAHRRHDHVDGVLLFGVEAGDELPAPAEGIPMLVIQGDADEVTPPANGEALREAAPGLVSIVAVEGGGHRFPATHVGATSWAIEDYLDWD
- a CDS encoding HIT family protein, which gives rise to MEQHEHGGHGDPGEHGRHSHPGEHDELQNAAEFAGVPDAFQRLWTPHRMAYIEGGPQPHIDECPFDRAPTLSDEEGLIVARGEHAYVLLNLFPYNSGHLLVCPYRHVSTYDLATDAEVAEMASLTQTAMRVLTAVSNCDGFNIGMNQGRVAGAGVAGHLHQHIVPRWASDANFFPIIARTKALPQLLGDVRAMVQAAWPAPAAR
- the pdxS gene encoding pyridoxal 5'-phosphate synthase lyase subunit PdxS, producing the protein MSDTTNHQLGSSRVKRGLAEMLKGGVIMDVVTAEQARIAEDAGAVAVMALERVPADIRSQGGVARMSDPDLIESIIAEVSIPVMAKARIGHFVEAQVLQALNVDYIDESEVLSPADYVNHIDKWNFTIPFVCGATNLGEALRRITEGAAMIRSKGEAGTGDVSEATKHIRTIKQEIARLSSMSKDELYVAAKELQAPYDLVVEVAETGSLPVVLFTAGGVATPADAAMMMQLGADGVFVGSGIFKSGNPAARAAAVVKATTFYDDPSVIAEVSRGLGEAMVGINVADVPAPHRLAERGW
- the thrS gene encoding threonine--tRNA ligase, whose amino-acid sequence is MATGFDLFTDRAVVALRVNGELKDLATTVGDDDTVEPVTIDSPDGLAILRHSAAHVAAQAVQAINPEAKLGIGPPVTDGFYYDFDVAEPFTPDDLKAIEKGMERVVRAGQRFVRRVVTEDEARAELAGEPYKLELIGLKGGSDGSTGDDELNGDNESVEVGGAELTIYDNVDPKTGETVWKDLCRGPHLPSTRMIGNGFALTRLAAAYWRGSEKNKQLQRVYGTAWPTKDELRAYQTRLEEAAKRDHRKLGAELDLFSFPDEIGSGLAVFHPKGGIIRSEIEDYLRRQLVANDYELVNTPHITKAHLFETSQHLHWYKEGMFPAMHLDEEQDAEGNITRQGQDYYLKPMNCPMHNLVFRARGRSYRELPLRLAEFGTVYRYEKSGTLSGLTRVRGLTQDDAHIYVAPGEVREELTRQIDFMLEVLRGYGLDDFYLELSTRDPEKSVGTDEMWETATETLREVALASGLELVPDPGGAAFYGPKISVQARDAIGRTWQLSTIQLDFNQPELFELEYTAPDGSRQQPVMIHRALLGSIERFFAILLEHYAGAFPVWLAPVQVVGIPISDDHADYLAEVIRRLKKRGIRAQLDDSGDRMQKKIRTHTKDKVPVLLIAGGEDVAAGSVSFRFRDGSQENGVAADEAIERIVASVEKHLQVTTAGQL